Part of the Vigna radiata var. radiata cultivar VC1973A chromosome 11, Vradiata_ver6, whole genome shotgun sequence genome is shown below.
tccgacgtctattcctgtcaggggtagttcacgtcggtgcccctcctagccgacgtctaaaaccctcgaatttggtgaaaataatcaattacaggaacttagacgtcgcttacgttcagaaccgacgtctaaattgaagaatttttgtcttcccgccatCCAGACaagccttagacgtcgccgtttGACTATGTGatgtctaagcgcctgggaattaggtgaacaacattaattgtagcccagtcgacgtcgAGTTTTCAGGGGATctgacgtctaaagctgaaccggttgacgtttgatttcctgtcagtgacttgaacgtcggtgcccttttctagccgacgtcgaattgactgtcttatcacatacctcagggtCTTGGACGTTAGTTTGCGGCAAGTGCGACGTCCATGATGTCACagacgtcgcctaacatcgaaactgacgtctaggttactaatatatttacgataatgccaccgtgcagtaatagacgtcggtttttcacgaaaccgacgtctaatgggtgacgttaaacagcgtttttgcagtAGTGCACACaatcatataaatgaaaaattattgttaattataGTTGCCGTTTAATtgaaatatactaaaatattattaaaataaacacacTTTCATTcattaacaaattattatatagttaaaaatatttgttctgAAGCTTGTATTTGAGATGTTTTTAATTGGTTGTTAgtattaagaaaattatgtttgaagtgaaaaatattatgagatttattagtaaaatatttgtGATTCGAATAGTCAATATATACACATTTGACCGCTTAActaattaatgtatattaaatgttattatttactttctttttaactcaaacttttgtttaaaaaatttgaaatagatTTAATTAACAGTAATCTAGTTATATTTCAATTGATAATGatcattttttatcttaaattaatcACTTTTTTTCTGACTCAGTGATCTAATTAAAGGCATATGattattgtttcattttctatttcaacTTGCAGTTGtgttagtttaatattttcacaCTGTTCATGAAActaatcttttttattctttgcaaaattcatattttacatAGATCAacatttctttatatataaataggaaaataatattttaacactattttgacactgcatacgtGTGAAAATGTAGTTGGaggatttcaaattaaaaaaaactgagacaaagatgtatttaaaagaaaaaaaccaaagtttttttttaatttaaaatcgtccaaccacattttgacacgtgtacagtgtcaaaatgatgtcaaaaaattggtgttaaaatattatttttcatataaataatttctcttatattttatagCAAAAGATGTTATGCTTTTTAGACCTTGATTTTCTTCCATAAATATAAGCAGGTTGCAGCTTTGGCACCAAATATTCCAGCACTGTACGAGCTTCATTTTGGTGTTCCCATGGCAGGGGGTGTTCTTTCTGCACTGAATACTCAATTGGATGTGGCAGTGTTGGCTCTGATATTGGAACAATTAGAGCCATGCAAAATCATGTTTGTGGACTACCAGTTAATTGATTCTGCCCTCAAGGCGTTTGAAATTCTCTCCCAGAGAAAATGCAAGCCACCCCATATTGTTCTAATGCCATGTTATGACCAAGAACCATCTTTCTCAGTTAAGGATATCCCCCCATGTACCTTGAACTACAATGAGCTTCTTGCAACTGGACAAAATGATTTTGAGCCTTTAAAACCAAGCAATGAATGCAATCCCATATCAGTGAACTACACCTCAGGCACCACAGGGATTCTTCCAAAAGGGGTTGTTTATAGCCATAAAGGTACTTGTCTTAATTCACTTGCAGCAATTGCTCGTTTTGAGATGAAACAAATGGCAGTGTTTCTATGGACAGTTGACATGTTTCGTTGCAATGGATGGTGCTTTCCATGGGTCATGCCTCTTATTGGTGGCACCAATATTTGCCTAAGGAATGTCTCAGCAAAAGGTATATTTGATGCAATTCACCGTTACAAGGTAACTCATTTTTGTGGTGCACCTACCCTTTTGGACATGATTGCAAATGCATCACCAACTGACCACAGGCCTCTGCCTCATAGGGTGAATGTCACAGTTGCTGGTGTGCTGCCACCTACCCATGTTCTTAACAAGGTATCAGAGCTTGGATTTGATGTGAACATAGGATATGGTATGACAGAAACTTATGGTCCTTTCATTATAAGACCGTGGAACCCCACTTCAGATGATGAACATACAAAGCTGAATTATGGTATGTCAGAGGTTATGCAGAATGTTGATGTGAAGGATCCAAAGACTAATGAAAGTACTCCTCCTGATGGTAAAACCATAGGTGAAATTGTGTTCAAAGGGGAAGCTTTGATGATGGGGTACCTTAAAAATCCACAAGCAACTGAAGAGGCTATTAGGGGTGGATGGTATATGACTGGGGACCTTGGTGTTAGACAACCAAATGGTTCTATAACAATGAAGGATAGAGCAAAGGATATGATGTATTGTGAGGGAGAAGCTGTGAGCTCACTAGAGGTGGAAGCAGTGCTGTTGAATCATCCAAAGGTTTTGAAAGCTGCTGTTGTGGGGAGATGTGATGAATATTTGGTGGAAACACCATTTGCAATTGTTGAATTGAGAGAGGGATGCAGTGCCACTGTTGAAGAAATCATCAAGTTCTGTGAAGATAATTTGGCTAGTCATATGGTCCCTAGGTGTGTGCTATTTGGAGATTTACCTGTTAATTCAACTGGGAAGGTTCAGAAATTTCGCATCAGGGAGAAGATCAAAACCGAGAGTGGTGTTACTCAATGAAAGAGGATGCGCTTTgtatgattataaataaaaagttgggTGAAAATTGACAAACGTTATAAATCTATTAATTTGATCACATTTGTTGCTTTATTCCAGGTACATTATTCATAAGAAGCTTGTGTAGCCTGTGAATTGTTGTAAGTTTTATGTTCAATTCTTGCACAGAATAAAAAGAGACACAtgttatgaaggttttatttatttttctttatctgaACATATggaatttaagtttaacttaaatATACAACGTctttagttatttatatattttaaattctctcATGAATAATTTTCAACCTCCTTTATGTCCAGATGTAAACTcgtcttaattttaattttaattgatgtgaaaaatctttacacatatttttttttttttatcaagattgtgaactaaatattaataaatgatggaTAATAGTTCGATAAAAGATGATACaaaccaaacaaataataaatatcccAATAGTGAATGACACAATAAGTttcacaaacaacaaattttgttcgtgaaaaaTAACAAGTGCATAAATTGCAtgtaacaaataacaaatattgttCTATCCGATATGACTTGTGCAACACAATTTTCACAATTCACAACTAATTATACAACAAAGCTCACAgaatacaattttcttttttttatatttgtatcaAATAGTTGGTGTGCAATAGGAAATTAAAATAGAGTAGATCTCATTCATTTGATTCTCATGTATTAAAAAACATCTCAATTTCATATTCAGGTAAAAATCAACTTACAAATTTACTTAAATCCTATTCTTAGTGATTTTTAGTCTATGATAACCCGTCAAAATCCAATTCCTTAGATCATCAACAAATAATTATGCATTAAGTTCAACTATCTTAATTACTAATAAACTATGTTACAACTCTAGATACAAGTTCTATTAGGTCAACTTCAATTATAGGTTCAAAAGTCATATTACAACACCTCAAGAATAAGAAGGGTGACCAAACACAACAagtattaaacataaaaatcaaatactatcatagaaatgaaaaaatatatgtattaataccacaaaatacataagattcaatttattacatctaatctcaacaTTAGGCTTAGCTCTCTATCCCTTATGTGTGGGTTAGGCTCATGTCTCAGTTGTGTCATATACCTCCAATGATCCTCCCACCTATTAGTGGTATCAGAACTTATAGTTAGTTTTAGTGGTCGACTCGTGATTACTTCGAGAGAAAATGACAATGAAAAGAGGCTCATACTTAGAGGGAGATGATGACCCATATTGGATTGGAAATAGTGTGCCGATCTCTGATATGAGTTAGATTCATGTCTTATTTGCATTGTATCTCTCTAGTGATCCTTTCTTGAAAGATTCACCAATGGTATCAGAATCGATGATTAGTTTTGGTGACTGATTCAAACGAGTCTTTATATTAAAAGTTCTCTTGACAAGAAGTTAGACAAACATGTCTTATTGATATGAACATCAATATTGAAGTAAATACTCGTTATTAACtcgataaaaaaatgtttatataaaaagttttatactcaaaagaaaaattgtttaaaatttaaatataagtataagtctctattaaataaataaaaagttactcATAGTAATATATTATATCTCTTCATTGATTATTCCTaacaaaattcatcaatttcaaactttcaataaatgaacaaaaaagAAGCATTTGAACTTGTGTGACGAtgcattcaaaattattttctatcttcGTCCTTGGTTACTGTCTCAtcgtttttttttgtctatttatagGATTGAAGAATAATTGTTTGTCATTTCTTCActttcattctttctcttttgaacaataattatatcaaaCTTGTCAATGAATATCCTACACAGAAGCAATTTTCTATTATAGCAAAACCAATTTAGAGTATGTTATGCAACAAGTTATTCAGTTAATTACttgtttagaaaattttgaaacaaaagaatgcataaaaaaaattggaaagtGACACTATGATTGCTGCTTAAAAAAAGACGTAAACCAAGTCTGAATCCACTCATTGCTCAATGTTAATGGACCGTCAAGTCCAATCACCaacactaaaatatttaatatttttctataaataattaatgtgctattaatattaaattcataattttatatctattcattttaactataatatagtataaGTATACcttaattatttatcatcaaATAAACGTACAAAgctttacatttttaattcttttatttatttatttatttggtgcaTTAGCATCTGTAACGAAAGCAAAACATATACATAGAACGGTAATTcacatgatatattttttacaagtgtattacatttaaaatatctttacttgagtttttccttttttacggaaactttactttatttaagtatttgtttATTACATAATTAAGCTTCAAATTTAAGACCAATGTTTAAGCTGAATCTCTCACCCCTTAAATGTGATGtaatttaatataagttttatGTTAAATCTAAACACCGGTTAATCTTACTTTCAAAAAATAGATTtatgaacacaaaaaaaatggataataataatttaataatatttttttcacagcattttaatatcattttgtcTATGaagattttttatgattattattaattgtaaagtaattttagatcaatcacaaaataatatgtaaatgatattaaaatattgtaaaaataaatttgtcaaaatattatttttaaaaagaatatatcaacTTTAAAAATCAACTTGTCATTTGTCAATGTTATACGGATTCTGAATCATGTAAGAAAAGCTTTAAATGTAAGcatcatttaaaagaaaaacgaGTCTATGATTtacatattaaaacaaaaatacttataaaattaGATCAGACATTGTGTAAAATTAGTTaagaaaacatcataaaaaaagtaaataagacaaagttatttttataattaagaaaaaaaaagtattttcttttaataaatgagaagagagtatttttgtctacacCCGTGAAATTTATTACTTGCAATAACATGCACGGAATGCAGATGTTGGCAAGGACGGGGTTACCGATTGATGACTATTCTTTGCCCAGAAGACTAGATCCAACGGTAGATCACATTTCAGTAGCAGACAGCAAACCGTATCCGACGGTGGGTGTTTGGTATGAATTTTTCACATCTTCACTACGTAAACTCTGATTGAATAGCAGCGACTGCGAGTACATTGGGGAGCAGTGGAGATCAAGGGTGAGAAATGATACACCGCATAGAAGAATGAAGGGTGG
Proteins encoded:
- the LOC106776692 gene encoding probable acyl-activating enzyme 1, peroxisomal, which gives rise to MSEEDLVECSLRNTMPLSPITFLEQASTVYGDNLSIIFDHTVSFSWRQTYHRCLKLASALVNLGLSHNDNVAALAPNIPALYELHFGVPMAGGVLSALNTQLDVAVLALILEQLEPCKIMFVDYQLIDSALKAFEILSQRKCKPPHIVLMPCYDQEPSFSVKDIPPCTLNYNELLATGQNDFEPLKPSNECNPISVNYTSGTTGILPKGVVYSHKGTCLNSLAAIARFEMKQMAVFLWTVDMFRCNGWCFPWVMPLIGGTNICLRNVSAKGIFDAIHRYKVTHFCGAPTLLDMIANASPTDHRPLPHRVNVTVAGVLPPTHVLNKVSELGFDVNIGYGMTETYGPFIIRPWNPTSDDEHTKLNYGMSEVMQNVDVKDPKTNESTPPDGKTIGEIVFKGEALMMGYLKNPQATEEAIRGGWYMTGDLGVRQPNGSITMKDRAKDMMYCEGEAVSSLEVEAVLLNHPKVLKAAVVGRCDEYLVETPFAIVELREGCSATVEEIIKFCEDNLASHMVPRCVLFGDLPVNSTGKVQKFRIREKIKTESGVTQ